One Candidatus Angelobacter sp. genomic window carries:
- a CDS encoding isoamylase early set domain-containing protein, giving the protein MARSKTSRQQTFSITAPKALSVQLVGDFTRWQEEAIEMERQKGGVWQTSVTLAPGTYHYRFIVDGEWRGDPACALCRANPFGGDDAVRQVA; this is encoded by the coding sequence ATGGCACGCAGCAAGACCAGCCGACAACAGACCTTTTCCATCACCGCTCCAAAAGCGCTGAGCGTCCAGTTGGTCGGCGATTTCACCCGCTGGCAGGAGGAGGCCATCGAGATGGAGAGACAGAAAGGCGGAGTGTGGCAGACCAGCGTGACGCTTGCTCCTGGCACGTATCACTACCGGTTCATCGTGGATGGCGAATGGCGTGGCGACCCCGCCTGCGCCTTGTGCCGGGCAAATCCGTTCGGAGGTGACGACGCGGTAAGACAAGTGGCCTGA